GAACTTTTCTCAAAGCCACAGTTGGATTTGCTTTACGTGGAAAAATTCTAGGAATCTTTAGGATTTTGTTGCAGGTATTCAtggtaccttttttttttaactcaatgAGTTCATAACTTTTTCTACAAAAGCCGAGTAACAATATAGCATAAAATCGTGTATTGATCAGTTTAGAAATCATCTTTGTTTACTGCAGacttatataagaaataaaataattattttggacATATCTGCTCTACATTATACTTGGCGAAGGTTGAAGACGATGATGGATGACAAAAGTGATGCAAAACGCGTGATAATTAGAAagtgaaataattatttactttatagTAGTCCTTAACAATTAGGGACATTTTAACACATTCTTAGCAACAGAGCCACTTAAAATCTACACCAAAAATTAGGACCTTGATCTTTGATACTGAAAATCTACGCCATTTAAGTGGTGAATATGGGTAAGTCACATCATGTGTTAActcataaataatttttagttttaaaacaattttctaaaattaaatttgCAATTTCTAACATTTTTATTGGATAGTTGTCACAGttatctaaaaaattaaaagtaatatATTTGCAAACCTTTAAATTGTCTGGAAGAATTAAATAATAAgtcaagaaaatgttttttttaataaagcaAAGTAAATTTgcaaaacattaataaaaaattcaacaaaCTATCAAAAGAAGTAatgtaggttttttttttttagtgtgtgcttttttaaaaaaatcttagataATTAACCATGAAATGTCAACAACATTgttatttaaaactataaatttaataacTTAGATTCATTACATCTAAATTTATACtatgttaaaattaaatatttgttaaatttaatggatcaaaataataatttactttaattgaaaattatgataaaaatcAAAGCATTTTAGAACAATGAATTAATCGGTGCGTAGCACCGGGTAAATACTAGTtttattataaactataaaaaaatatttatattatagacgATTTTATAACTGAAATCACTATACTAAACATCCTATGCAAAAAAACAATAGCTCATgtttttatggtcttatttgcACCATTATAaacttaagatttttttaaaaaattatataaataatttttgtctAAACTTAAAATTAAGACTTTAtggtataaaaatattagttgatttttttaatcaaatcacTGAGTTAAAAAGAATTTTCACTATATAAAAGTTACCAGAAGAACCATAGATAATTAAACAAACCGGTTGGATAATTCGATGGTGGTAAAGGCCAAATCCACGAATGGTCTAGTTAAACTGAAACATACCGAGGCGGTTCTTTCTTATCTGATTCAAACCGGTCGATTTGATTCCGGTTAGCAATCGGTTTATGAATTTACGGGAGATAACTTCTCCAAATTTATTTTACTGTTCTTTCTTCTTGGAGATCATGaatctttaaaattttccatttttttcaacaaaaatatgatgaatagaTCAGGAAGATTGGTTTGGTTTTCTTTATGTCCTTTCAACTTTGGTTTCCTATGTTTTGTTTGACAGGTGTGCGCGACGAAATGTGCTTCTTCTGTGAATTTGAAACCCACGTCGAGAGAGCGAGCCAAAGCAGATTTCCTTTTTCACCGGTaaataatgtttaattttttttttaagaatcccTAAATAAAAGACTTCCATTCGAGCACAAAAATGTTGATGTCTCTTATCTAGGTCTCTTATATAACatttaatacttaaaaattaataagaaatcCAAAATGAGTTTTTGGGTTAATAATGCTCTTAGTAACTGAACTTTTGGTTGTAtgttatttagttattaagTTGTAATGTTGTACTAAAAGGTGTGTGTGAGAGTCGTTACTTTAGATTGGATAGTTGTGTCTTAGATTAATAGTCATGTCTCTTCAAAATAATAACGTTTGATCTCAATATAAAGATCAAACAAACATGATCCGTAGAAATTACTGTGTGTGTGAAcaacaataaattaataaaatcttgtGTGTTGTcttaataaagtaaaagtttTCAGTAATAATCTTGTTATCAAAAAATTGAGATATTGATAAACAGTAAATTGTGATATCAATATCTTTCCAACAACGGTGATGGGTGTCTTTAACGTCAATAAGTAAACTGCaacataaatttttatcaaGGCTTAATGCAAAATCCAGAGATaagacatgaacaaaaacaactAGGTACTAATTAGGGGAATAATAACTAAGTAGCTTCTTAAACAGAGGAACAAGTGCGGCCATAGCATGTTCGAGCTGTTCAAAGATGTTTGCCCGGATGCTTACTTGCACTGCCCCTCTGCTGTTCAGATTAGCACGAGCAGTTAGATCAGATGAACGTCCTATGTGCACTTGGGTCTGTATATTCCCTCCGATAGCAAGACCCCCATGTCCATCCACCACAGAAAGTCCCAGAGTAGATAAAAAAAACCTACCAAGCAACTGAGCTTCTAAACTACCCCCATAAGCAGCATCACCTCGACAAGTCATTGCCCCACCACCACACACATCCATTCCGAACCTTTTATTAGCAATCAATTTACGTTCTGCTTTCATCCCCGCAGACACCGAATCACCCAAGAGCGTTACAGCGAGACCAGCCGCAGCTTTGTGTTTCATAAAATTGGAATCACTTCGAAGAGTGCAAGACAATTCAtcccaagtttttttttgcatctcgAAACCTAGGGAGGTTGATCTATTACCCTCCTCTCCATGTACAACCAAGCTGGCCATTTCCAGCTGCACGTTTGCACCTTTCTTCATGAAGTTCTCTGTCGCTTGGCCCGAGTAAGACATATGTATCTTTTCTTTAACATTAACCAAAGTCCCTTCAGCACTTAGGCCATCATAGCCAATATCATGATCCCACCCCGGAAGTACCAGGACTGGAGTAACAAGTAGCGACGGGTTGGAGAGATCAATAGGTGGATGGGTGCGAACAGGATGATTGTTAGTGTCATACCATATCGGTATAGGTACTGGCATGGTAGGTGGAAGAGTAATATGAGGTCGACGTCTCTCGTTTTCCTCTTCCATCTCTAGTTCCGCCTGGTGCTCAAACTCAACACGATATTGCTCACTAAGCCTAGAAATCTCAGCTTCAGTCAATCGCTTAAAAGGAGGAGGAAGCTGATCTGATTCCAGAAGAGATGAGAGAAAAAGTGACAGTGGAGGTTGAGCCTTGGATCGAGCTTCTACAACTAATGGTGGACTATTATAATTAACATCATATGCATTTTCTTGTGCTAGAATCTTGGATGCAAACGAGAGTAACAGCAAATGAGGCTTCCACGCTTGGCCATTGGGTAACACTCTCTGACCCGCCCGGTTGGTCCTGCAAGCAGGGTGGTTCTCAACTAAAGACACAGGGTTCAGCCGCACATCTCCAGCTGCTTGGCGAATGTCCAGCTGAATGGCATGACAACGTCGTGTTACAAACATGTCGTAGCTAGAGGCAGCGCCATCTGGTGGAGCGGAAGCGGCGTGAGTCAAACCCACGATGGCGTTAGACCATATCGACGGTCCAAGAACATGGGTAATGGTGCGCAAAAGAAGCATGTCGTCATCTATGCTTTGCGTTTGCGTATCCAACCTATCGAGATATAATACAACATCAGGTGGACTTTTTTTGATGAAAGCCCTAATAGACTTGAGGGTTTTCACGTTCTTGTGTTGATCAAACCATGATGGTGAGAGGCCTGGAGTGTCGATCACCCGGACTTTGATTCCCTGAACAAAACCCTCAACAAGCTGAACCCTCTTCGTCCCCATCTGGAACGCATCGGTGGTACACATCTTCTTCACTTGATGATCATCATCGAAAATAGAATTAATCGTAGCACTCTTGCCAACACCGCTTTTACCGAGCAACATAATCGTACAAGAAAAATCAAGCGGATGATCCTGTTTCTGTCCCTCAAGCTGTTCCGCCATGGAAATGGCACGATTAATACTACTAATAAAGGCACCAACACCACGGCTGCTTCCCCTAGACAGCTCAGGCAATCCAAGCCTATACAAAAACTGAGCAACGACAACGTTGTTACGTGGAGTTTGCCCTAACCTGTGTGAAAGCCTCAGAAACTTGACCCTGGTCTCGTCGGTCTCTGCAGTGGTAGTAGTGGTAGGGTGCTGAGACACGTTGCCATTGACACGGCGTCGTGGAGTGGGTTTCAAAGGAGGAGCACCACGCCCAAGGCCTAGTACTGGGGGAGCAGGAGGTAACGAACTTGTAGGTGAAACACAACTTGCTTCCTCGGATTTTCTTACGCTTTCCTGAATCTCTCGACTTATATTCAATCTGCTGCTGCCTTCTTGCTGCTTCTCAAAATCCTCGTCATCAGCATGGACATCAGatatcatcaatatattgtCGTTGATGATTCTATCGTCGTCTgcattcttcttctcttccataTCTTCTGACCTGCTCGCTCACAAAACCTAACCAAAACGAAATCaccaaccaaacaaaaacatgtACGCTTTATGCTTTGATATAAAGTTCCAACAACCCTAACACTAAAAATAGCTCAGAAACTAAACCCTAGCTAGCTCGGGATTATCGCCAAAAACTTCTGACAGCGGGAAGGTGAAGATTGTTTAGGACTTTGACTGTGAACACTTTTAAACTTATAATgactttacaaaaaaatgttggcTGTggctttagaaaaagaaaaagtaaaagtCACAAATTAACGTGAAGGGAATATGGAAGGTGAGGCTTTTAAACTGCATGTCTATATTGCTTAAGAAAGAATGGAAAGAATATAGaagttttgatatttatattaattgcATAATTGAACTCCAAACCTCAACTCAGTGGCTAAGTAGAAAAGCTAAGTCACTGAAAGATTGGttctaagaaaaaagaaaagaattgcTTCATAAAAACACTGTTCTTGCAGGCACATGAAAGATAATGTTTTGCAAGAACAATGCCTTAGAAAATCATCTAACAACAAGGCTCTGGTTGAGTGGGACGCTGCAACTAGGCTTTGGCATGCTTTCTCTCCTAGTTAACTTACATAACTATTTATGCTCCTTCCACTTTTGCTTTAACGGGACGCTGCAAAGTTTCAGCTGATAGAAAAGCTCAACTGATTGTTGGAGAACTCCAAAtacttccctctctctctccctgGCACATCTAGAAGTGCTGCAGGTCAAAATAACACACTGACAACAATGTGCTTATATAAACCTTATTGACAGTCTTTATCAGCCCGGTTCTAATCATTTTGAGACGTATAGCTGCCTGAAACCGCAATGCCCCCCGTACGGAAATATAAAATGATTAGTTTTCTTTTATGTTAAAGCAATatgatttgtaacaaaattGATTGTCAGGATGTTAATTTTCCATGTATTCTATTGCAATATATGTATACTTGAGTTCTATTACAATTATGAATTAACAGATTTGTTAAATTTGTAAAGagtatttaattgtttttatattaaaaatcaatgaatctatttattattatgatttttaaaatatttaagatatatgcaatattttaaaattttgttttatagtttaaattgttaataattcaaatttcaaCAAcattagattttgataaaattataaaatcattaaaattgataaaataattatataatttcaaagaTAATAAAAGTTAAATAGTTTTAAGATAATCATTCGTATTGGGCCACGTGATAGCATTCAAACCCAAAGCTTAATAGTTTTAAGAATCATTCgtatcttatacaataaagtcAAGTTATCTGTCTGCTTAGGCTATCCACGTCCTTTTTTAGAATGGGGCAAATGATGACACGTGTAGATCCGGTAGTGGATAGGTGTTTGTCATGTGTTCTCTTTCCCattaattttcacttttaatcTGACCATTAACATCTTCATCCCACTCGCCGTACCATTAATTCGAGCTCAGCCTCTTCACAGGAACCGTCAACGTACTAGCAATTTTTTTCTTCGTTTCTACTGCTTCAGATTCTCTCAACTCCTAATATCATCAAAAATTTCAATGATTTGATCTCTCTGGCAGAGAAAAAAGGAGTACGGGGATCCAAAGGGAAGGAAATCTAAACCTGACCAGCTCTTATAGAAAGAGGATGTAGCTCGCCTCCAACCTATGAAGATTTGGACAATTCTGAGGCTGAGGACAGTTTCAAGGTTTAGTTTTTGCAatccttttgtttatttttcttttgttattgttCCTTGAAGAAGTAATATGTCTTCCAACAAGTCGATTTTGTCTTGTCTAGGCAATTTTTGTTTACCTATCATCTTGGTAAGAGAccgataccaagatcttataaATGTAAAGTACAGAACTTTCTCAGCTGTTGTGGGACCCTTAGTCATCGTTGAAAAAGTGAAGGTATACACATTGATACGAGAAGATTTGCCATTGATATATTGAATTAAAGCTTTGCTATATAGATTCAATGTCCTCAataacttattttctttttgtttcaggtttttgaaaaaattggCACCGTTCAATCCACTGGAGAGGTATTTACTATGAAAGTCTCTTCTTTTAAACACTTATAATGTTTTGTTTAACCTTCGATTTTTCTGGTGAGTGTTGATTGTGTTCATTGTCTGATctctaaaacaaaacaaaaaagttgttgttgttttgagtTGTGTCGGTAATACTTATAGGAAGCTGAATCAACCTCAGTGAAAGAACTTACCCTGAAGAAATGATTTTTTACCATTGATGTCATGAACTTATACTGTTCCTTGAAGATATGCATGAGACCATTCATGAAGACATCAATATCTGTATAGTCGGGGATACCAGCTGTGATAAATCCACATTCCTAAGGTAGTGGTTCTCATTGGATATTAAGTgttactttttatattttataaaacatgtCCGCCCATCAGTGTCGCTTTGTTGACACCGCAGGCATATTGCCAAGGTCAGTGTATACATCTAGGAAGTCTTCTTCTGCAGCTGCGTTGACTGCAACTGTGGCTAAATGTAAAGTACAGAACTATCTCAGCTGAAACTGGTGAGTTTTGCATTGTAATTTCTGAATTGATGAATTGTTCCTCACAATAAAGTTTACAAGTAACCTAGACTTTATAGGTTTCAATAAACAGAGATGGCCTCTGTTGATGATGTTATTTCTATGTTTTGACTATGACTAAATGCCATCTTACTCTTTAACAGGCTGGTGCTTTGATGCTTGATAATAGATTAGGTTGCGTTCACGAGTTTGACAACCTGAATATCAAAAACCAGGTCAGTGATCATCAATTAGTATAGAGAATTAGTTTCCTGGAGTGTTGCTAACTTGAGATTAATGTTACATTTGGGGACTAAGGCTGCTATTCGAGAAGCCATGGAGCAGCCACAATAACCACCTTTCTGTGCGTAGATCCGTCTACTCTCCATGCTCGAGGAATATAACTTATCAGGCAGTCAAGAGAGGAAGAACACCGAGACCTATGGGTGTGTACTTATCTTCATTCCATCAGAAAGTTTTGgccaatataatattttcaagcTATAGGTTTCTGCATGTTAAAAGATCTGATGAAGCTCCAGGAAACAGCTCATAGCAGAATGCACCAATCAAAGACTTTCCTGGAATGTCAACTGGTGCAGGTGGTGCTGCAACCAACGAAGACTTTCCTTGAGAGCCAGAATACACCAGATTCTTAAACCTAACAAGAAAGCCAATCAGCGCTAGATAGTGGACCTATACCAACCGGTAATTTAGTCTTATAATAAACATTAACTAATATATCATCATAATGAGTATACATCATCATCTTGGTTTGTTACTTTATTTTGAGTTAATCTCTTGTGGATTTATTCTAATTCCTTTAATCGCAAATAGTCATGTAGCATCTCAATGGATCCTTCAGCAGAGGACTTGAAATTGTTGGCGTACAAGTTTAAGAGCAATCTGTTAATAAACCAGTATAATTTCAGATTGCTTGGCATCCAAGTTAAAAAGTTTTGTACTATATTTAGCGAACTTACCttacgaaaaaaaaattcaatctgCTTCTGGAGATTTCTAACTCCTGCTAAAACAGAGGATCACGATGGACAGTCCAAAATATTAACACCTAAACAAAACTTAGTAAGCCAATGCTGCATACGACGGCCTAGGTGATACAACCAATTAAacattatgaaaatataaatatagtttatctatttaaaatattaattatatttagttttaaaattatcaaatattctaaaaatattacatataaattaaactCAAAAGAATCAAACTACCGAATACTTTTTTATCCGaagtaattaaaaatataaccaaGAACATTTtaatctaaaatatctaaaatttatccaaattatctgatattttaattgaaaaatacaaaaaaactttgatttaccgaattatccaaaattgcaccaaaaaaacaaaccaaaacagAACTGAAGTAGACCCAAAATTTATTGGATATTAGTCGGTTTCTcccatttttaaataaataggaACAGAACCAAAAtagtaaaactaaaatttataaataaccaaACAGTTCCTCTTTAGaaccaaaaaaatcataaatcaaaataccaaaaaccgaaaaaataaaTCGAAATCGAGCTAAAACCTGAATACCATAGAGGCAACCAAAATGTTTCAGGTGGCATTTAGACAAACtgaaatacttgaaaatatagtTGGCCGAACCATACATGAACCAATCAGGTTGTAGTTTTAGTGTAAActcacccgcccgtagggcgggccaaccACTAGTactacaaataaaactaaattttagttatatatatacacaactaaaattacaagtatataaaatttagctaaagaaaataaaaataaacataaaaatatttacacatTTATCACTGATCAACAAAAACCTATAAAAACTAAGTTATAtttgtttcaatttttataCTGTTATAAATTAGTTATCTGCATGCAAATATTAGTTTGAAATTTTCTTGATTTACTTATGTCTTGTTCTTCCTTCCAGTACCTTTTTCTAATAATTAACATGCTTCGTGAGCGATCTATGTATGGCTTTTTACATCCATTTATTCATTCAATATCTGCAAATAAGCTTACAAATTCAGTCTAAACAATTAAAGCAGTACAAACATATAACATTTAACACATAAACATCATTCTACGAAAACATATCAgtacataaatttaaataatcaaatttactTACTTTAATTTGAGAATATGTGATCTTTACTATATATTTACTTTGTACTGCTATAGTTTTTAAATCTAAGTGACATGAATCACTAAAACATTGATTAGAACTCTAAACGAAAATGATGTTCTGAACAAAAAATATGTTCCTAATGGACAATTGAATCAAGTAAAGCTTGCCAAAATTATCCACATTTACGTAATCAGAAGATCATATATTAATTGACACTTACATAAACTCGGAAGAATTATATTCATATGAGTTAGCGATAGATGCCAATTCACATATGGGTTTGCAGCGCTCTGATTAGCAGAAAGCCATGAATTTTCAAGAGCTTTTGGCTGTCATTTGTCTATTGAAGGGTACGTAttgttcaagaagaagaagaagaagaagaagaagggtcgTGGGTAATGGGATGCAGTTTTTTGTCattatcttttttcttcttcttaatttcttctttttcaattgtttttatttatttattgttttctatataaattccaTGTCATTTTTTGATTCGCCAAGCGATCTGCGCTTTAGTATACAAGTAACAGAACGCTGCACGTTTGTGGTCGTGACATTATCTTATAAACTATTAATTAACGTAAACTACCAATTATTGTCTAGTATGTGCAACAAATACAATCAtgttttgcccgcacatgcgAACATAACCATATTacgaatatttattattttatgtcttattaatccaaaaatcgGTATTATAAAACTCTAATTGGTGAACATgttgaaggaaaaaaattatggtgaatTTTTTGTTCTTCAAAATTTATACCAGTTATGTTAGAATTTTAGTCAAATTATTGAACGGTATATCCcacttttttcttctaaattcccCATGGAGGaatgaatttataagaaaaagtttccctatgcaattttgataaggaacaaattgaacaaaaaatcatattttttttattttttcaattcctcaaatgaaattttatttttattttgtttatttttttcattcttctagTGGTCACCAACTGAACCTATAGTGTTTTACGGAATAAACTTAAACTGATTTAAAGTAAAAGCAAGAAAACTTGTTTTGAACTCAGTCACAAgttaacttattatttatgattttaaatagttaaataaaacatcaaattatttatatatgtcaaaaaaacGTTCGTCAAACTATGtacttattattgtgttaaaagttttaaaacactcatatatcagaaatagtttagaaaatatctttatatcaatatttttgtttgactaatatttaatataaattgttttatatcttagttttttaactttataataaaaaatattgttttcagatggcaacacaatatatataagaattctcttaatttttaaatatattttcacaattttattatattagtttatgattaattatttaatataacatataaatttaatattattaaaataaaatgcgtttttattatatataaaatttattacgggttttgtgaaaattaataaatacttagttaaaaactaataataaatctgagccgtcctatgaagattcGCTCTTGACCAGATTtatttgcaccatgttgaagatctcttTGTAAACCTTTCGTCTGTAGTTTTCATTAATAAATCGCTTTTTCCGagacttgaaacctggatttcctataatctgcaagaaattgcatagtctgggattcgaacccagacctgggtgtagaagTTTTTAGACTTTAGCCAgtaggctacggtgcttccacaaACTCTTTATTTTGAATGACAATTAGTGCGAGTTTAATATTCCCTCGTTctataaagatatttttttttgtattttcacacatattaagaaaaaacacattaaactgccgtattaaatgtatttttttctgtaattttcagtttttcaaaagtttttaaccgatagtaattcaataaaatcaattaattttcttgaaatttatatttttttcatacaaaacacaaaaaatacatctttttgaaacaatttttttctaaaaaatctatcGGAAAGGAGACAGGAGGGAGTATTGAGTATGTCTTACTCATTTGTCTCTAGAGTCTTTGATTTTTAACGCAGGGTCAAGTTCGCCAGGAGCGACCAAAGTTCTTGGAATTTTTCaaggttttctttcttttcttttcttttctcgtAATTTTTTTTGGCAAGAGTTTCATTTGAATATTGAATAAAATTATCAACCATTTAACTCCTTGAGCAAGATGGTCAGAcaattattcaaaaactaattcAGGGTAGTATCCTTTGTTACATTCCCAAATTTACGTTAACTTTtgattaacaaaaacaaaagatttcAGCTTCAAAAATGAATATAACCAAGATGGGCTAGTAATGGATTTTATAATAAGATAAATTAATTTCTAGAGCTGTCTTTATGCCAAATAAGTCCATGATTGAAACATAATGAAATGGTGCGAGTCTCTATGATTAATAGTGTGGAATCTCATTCCATAATTTTACATAATCAGTGAACAAACATATAAACGCTAAGAAAAATACTTTTAGCAAATGTACGTATCTAGAACGTACAGAACTCAAAAAGCGAGACAGAACTTTCTAACTTACGGTAAACGCGTTGCAGGTGATAACTTTCTCCTCTCCTACCAATAGGCAACGACACTTCCTCCacaatcatctctctctctctctcttcttcttcctctgaacAAAACAATCAAACTACTGTAAGACTAACCTCAATGACATCATTAATGGAAACACAAGAGGTGCTAGCCCAATCAGGCAATAAATCCGTTAACACTCAAAAGCCGAAACGTTGAAGGTAACTTGGAATTGCCTCCACATCATCACTGTCATCTCCTTCCTAGAACCAATTTCATCACATCAAACAAAGcctacaattaaaaaataaagatccATTCTTTAGTGAGGCCAAGTAAGTAAGTAACCTTCCGAGCTTTCTTAGCAGATCTTTCATGGCTTCCTGGCAACACTAGCTGATGACCAGGGATCAATTCAATAAGATCATCATTAGCTAATGAGACCTCTCCACGAGGGTTAACTTTCTTCCTCTCTCCGGAAGACCTAACAACCCACAGGGTTCGTTCC
The window above is part of the Brassica napus cultivar Da-Ae chromosome C3, Da-Ae, whole genome shotgun sequence genome. Proteins encoded here:
- the LOC106416695 gene encoding tyrosyl-DNA phosphodiesterase 1-like; the encoded protein is MALSQEDNSSPRITLSEGPNTIGRGNVSITDKRLSRKHITITTSTSGSASLSVERTLWVVRSSGERKKVNPRGEVSLANDDLIELIPGHQLVLPGSHERSAKKARKEGDDSDDVEAIPSYLQRFGF
- the LOC106373154 gene encoding translocase of chloroplast 120, chloroplastic-like, giving the protein MEEKKNADDDRIINDNILMISDVHADDEDFEKQQEGSSRLNISREIQESVRKSEEASCVSPTSSLPPAPPVLGLGRGAPPLKPTPRRRVNGNVSQHPTTTTTAETDETRVKFLRLSHRLGQTPRNNVVVAQFLYRLGLPELSRGSSRGVGAFISSINRAISMAEQLEGQKQDHPLDFSCTIMLLGKSGVGKSATINSIFDDDHQVKKMCTTDAFQMGTKRVQLVEGFVQGIKVRVIDTPGLSPSWFDQHKNVKTLKSIRAFIKKSPPDVVLYLDRLDTQTQSIDDDMLLLRTITHVLGPSIWSNAIVGLTHAASAPPDGAASSYDMFVTRRCHAIQLDIRQAAGDVRLNPVSLVENHPACRTNRAGQRVLPNGQAWKPHLLLLSFASKILAQENAYDVNYNSPPLVVEARSKAQPPLSLFLSSLLESDQLPPPFKRLTEAEISRLSEQYRVEFEHQAELEMEEENERRRPHITLPPTMPVPIPIWYDTNNHPVRTHPPIDLSNPSLLVTPVLVLPGWDHDIGYDGLSAEGTLVNVKEKIHMSYSGQATENFMKKGANVQLEMASLVVHGEEGNRSTSLGFEMQKKTWDELSCTLRSDSNFMKHKAAAGLAVTLLGDSVSAGMKAERKLIANKRFGMDVCGGGAMTCRGDAAYGGSLEAQLLGRFFLSTLGLSVVDGHGGLAIGGNIQTQVHIGRSSDLTARANLNSRGAVQVSIRANIFEQLEHAMAALVPLFKKLLSYYSPN